A region of the Primulina eburnea isolate SZY01 chromosome 7, ASM2296580v1, whole genome shotgun sequence genome:
gcatttttgaaaaatttatattCAGCAGCTTTATTTTCTAAATTCAATTTCAGTTCTCAAGACAATATCCTACCCGTTTATTGTGAAATATTTACGCTACCTCTTGGATGAATATAACTGCTTCTACAGTTTTTTCTTGTGGGAATTTCAATTGAGACTTTACGTAGAACTTAGTCAGCAATGTTTAGTGCATACATCGGATGTTTCAACTTAGTTGATTGTTGGGTTGACAAATACaagcaatcttgattttgatgattacaaaacttgttattatatctgtaacatatttactcaagaaTGAAGTTGCTATGTTAAGTTGGAAGTTGAAATTCGAAAGCACAAACTAAAAATCTAGCGTAGCTGCAGTTTTTTGACGATATCTCACAGCTAGGTGATGCAAATGACAAGCCGCCAAGACGATTGAGTAGAAAACTCAATTGTACACAAGTTATATGTCACAATAGCTCAGTTAATTCAGACGTTATCCAGGCGAAATATTAGTTGCAAGATCGAGTTGATGGAAACAGAAACAACAACGAGCTCAGTTTGACCAGTTCTAGTATATTGGTCATATCGCAACTCGATTATTCAAATGGAATGTTTCGGTATGTGTTACAATGATACGAGAATGATTTACAAATCATCTTCACAAATCAAAGTCTGAATCAGATCATAAGAAGTTGATAAACCATAATGAAATTGTTGATTCTTCACTGAATGAAGAGCAGGTTCAAGATTGCTAACTGTCTGATCTGTTGAGCATCTCTCTCATACGAACTAGGAATTGAGTGATTCTTGATTCCATAAAAAGCTAATATAAAGGACTACAACTTTTATGTTTACCACTTTGTCCAAAAATCGATGAATCAAGAGTTATAATAAAAAGAACATAGCAGCTTGACTTGATCAGCTTGACTTGGTTCAGCTCAAGTCAGACCAAACAGATCGGCCATATCAGACCAAAATGATCTGATGGCAGAACAAATCAGACCCAAGCGCATCAGATCAGATCAGACCATCAACAACCCAGTTTCGCAAAATGGCCAGAACACGAATTTGACAGTTGCAATGTTAGAATCCGTACACAAGATTTCCAAATggtcatattcttgtatctAATGTCTATATCACTATTGGATGCAATAAATACAACCTATTGAAGGTCAAATACAAGCTTTGGAAATAGATTCAAAGCATGAGCATCATATATGAAGAATATTAGCTAGAATGAGAGCAAACCCAAGAAGGGAAGTCTTAATAGATTTACTAGCTTAGTGAGAGCTTTTCCTTTGTGTGTGGGGATACATTTGAAAGATAAATACACACTATAATAGAGTAAGtactcacacacaatcactcaaatGTATACATGAGAGTTGAGCTTTAAAGTTTAGATGagtgagtcttcacacaaagacaTAAAAATTGTGTTTGAGATATTGACATAAGACACGGTAAACGTAAAAATTCAAACATTATTGGATAAGTCCTAAGTTGAAATAAATTTATACAaggagttgtataaatcaaagtcttttagtgaatccTTCTTAGGTGGAAGttggggtgacgtaggagttgttaatctccaaacattcataaacaaattcgtgtctatttatttattgcatttaattaTTGTtactatttttaagatgcagtattgaaatattttatgtgttcttcagataacaaaatattgcatataaagtgtttgataaatgtttcaaccaaaatatttttacacattcaacttgcatatctttcaaatgttttttcaaaatatttaattgttttctacgaaggattattttgactatcttttgtttgatttgaaattaaactcgatttaatttatcggtgttcaatattttaaaaaccgAGTTATTGTAGCTCAATTATTACCCAATCGATCATATCATTGATGCTTACATGAAACTATCCTTGCAAAGTTGATTTGTTACGGTACTATGGTTCCTGATATTAAGATTGATAGATGTAGGACCGATTCATTCATCGATCACATTGTTACTTTTCCATGATTATATCACTCATTTAAGAATATGCAATTTCTTTTATCCACTTAGCAAAGTTTCAATTTTATATGTATTCTTATTACGTGATTTACATTAAAAGTACATGAACTTAATCATTCTCTTCATGTTTTCAGCAAATTCAAATTGTATATTTGCCTTTTTTTTTCTGCCTGTTCACAGTAGCGGAGGCCTGATTGCATATGCAGAATCACCTTCAGATGGTGGTAGATCAGTGACAAAAAATCTAAATGAAACACAAAAGAAAAGAGTGGTAGTGCTTGGAACAGGCTGGGCTGGTGTTAGCTTCCTGAAAGATCTGGATATTTCATCGTATGATGTTCAGGTGGTTTCACCCAGAAATTACTTTGCATTTACCCCATTGTTACCTAGTGTGACATGTGGAACAGTTGAGGCACGAAGCATTGTAGAACCAGTTCGGAACATGATAAAAAAGGTAATTTATGTTTGAAGAAATTTGTTTATTATGTCTCGTTGTTCAACTTTTCATGGCGTATTTCCTATTTGTTTTGTTATCTGGGTATGTTTTCAACTAATTTTGGTTGTCCTTTCAATTATTGTTGAATGATTTTACATGTTTTTCATAAGAACCTTTTTGTTGTTTTGCATaggtttttttttcttaaattgatTGTAGGATATTTAGCTGTTTGTTTTCTACCATTTTTATTGACAGAGAAATGGAGAAATTAGGTACTGGGAGGCAGAATGCCTTAAGATCGATCCTGTGAGCAAGCACATTTTCTGCAGGTCCAGTGTTGATGGAAATTTAGCTGGGAATAATGACTTTTCTTTAGAATACGATTTCTTGGTTATAGCATGTGGAGCACAAGTAAACACCTTTAATACTCCTGGTGTATTGGAGAACTGCCACTTTCTCAAGGTATTGTCCATATTCAAAGATTGAAACTAAGATGttctttaattaataaattcagcTGCCATGTGCTTTTATACCTTTTACCagaaagttattaaatttcatgCAGGAAGTAGAGGATGCTCAAAGAATTCGGAGGACAGTGATAGATTGTTTTGAGAAAGCCGTGCTTCCAGGGCTGACTGACGACGAGCGACAGACTAACCTCCACTTTGTGATAGTTGGAGGGGGTCCAACTGGTGTTGAATTTGCAGCAGAGCTGCATGATTTTGTACATGATGATTTGGTAAAAATTTATCCATCAGTTAAAGATTTTGTAAACATAACCTGTGATCCAATCTGGCGATCACATCTTGAACACGTAAGTAATGGTAGCCATACTTTTTCAGTGTTTCTTGTTGGGAAGCAGAGAATGACTCAGAAACTGTGGTATCTCATGTGTCTGCAGGTTTGATGAAAGGATTAGCTCATTTGCCGAGCAGAAATTCCAAAGAGATGGTATTAAAGTTTTAACAGGACATAGAGTCATGAGCGTTTCAGACAGAAAAATCAACATGAAGAAAAAGGTTTCGGGGGAGGATGTTTCTATACCACATGGAATGGTTGTATGGTCAACTGGTGTTGGGACTCGGCCGGTTGTGAAGGACTTCATGGAACAAATTGGCCAGGTATGTTTTGAATTGTGATTTATTCTTTTTACCTATCATATATCTGCACACattgttattgattaattgATTCCGGGTCATCATGTACTCGCTTTTGTTAATTGTGGTCCAGATGAGTACATACACACAGTGACTGGCCGTTCTACTTGCAGGGCACCAGGCGTATCCTTGCGATTGATGAATGGTTGCGAGTGAAGGGATGTGAGGATGTATTTGCCCTTGGTGATTGTGCCACTGTAGATCAACGTAAAGTCATGGTAAAGTTCTATTTGCACATTATTTTGTCTATTTATAGGCAACATTTGTTAGATTTGAATTACCATGACACCTTCCATCTTACAAATTCATTCTctgataattttataaaataccAGAACACTGAATACGTTTGTACCTTCTTAGTAAGTCATCCCTCTTTCCAGGTCACTTTTGAATTATATTTGTAAAGCTTGAGAAACAACAATCAAAATAAGCAGTTTCTTCTTGAGTTTTAATGACCAACATATTAAGTCAGCAGGAAAATGTACTTGAGTGCTTTATATTAAGCGGAATAAACTTTTTATGAGAATACTTTTCATTCACCAACTGTAAATACACTGATAACGTATGATCTTGAAGTTAGGATTACAGAAAGGAGTACAAACAAATGGAAATATAGGAATATATGTGCAGAAACGGTTGTTGCCTTCTCCTTCTATTTATAAGCAGCCAGTGCACAGTGTAACAATCTTATTGTAGTTGCATAAAACAACTTCATGTCCTCCATTAGATTTGTTGAGGTAGAATATAAACCTCCAGTTTAATACTCTAGGTTACAGGAGTAGATTTTTCTATAGTACTGCATTGCCATCATCAACTGTTGATTTTTCAGGAAGATATATCATCCATATTTAAAGCTGCGGACAAAGACAATTCTGGTACCCTAACTATGGAAGAATTTAAAGATGTGATTGAAGATATCATCATACGTTACCCTCAGGTGGAACTGTATTTGAAGAGCAAACATCTGCTTGAAGTTACTGACTTCCTGCAAGATATATATGGAAATAATAAAAAAGAGGTAAATATTGAAGAGTTCAAGTTAGCACTCTCAGTCTGTGATAAACAGATGAAGAGCCTTCCTGCTACTGCTCAAGTAAGTTTGCTGGGCTGTCCATTTTATAATCCTTTTGGTTCTCACATACCGAGTTTCAATTTAGTATCTTATGTACAAGGTTGCTGCTCAACAAGGAGCATACCTTTCTAGGTGCTTTAATATGAGGAAGAAATGTGAACAGCAGCCAGAAGGTCCTCGAAAGTTCAGAAGTGGAGGTCGACATGAATTTCTCCCCTTTCAGTAAGCTTTTCTTgtcatttgttttttttaatcatgGGCATCTCTCGATTTTTATTCTGAACACCATCATACTGATTTTTAGTTCATACGAATCAATTTTTTACATGAACATCGATTTCTTTAGTTCATTTTAGtaaacaattttattttattttttatcctGAAATGAAACTATAGGCCACTCAACTGAAAGCAGAGGAGATTAAACATTTTTCACTAAGTATTAGTAAATGTGACGTAAGCTATTTAGTGATCATTGGGATGTTTATTTGAGACAAAGTCCAACGGAGAGGAGATGACCTTGCCGATTACAAACAGAAAGttggaatttaattaattaaaccatGCCATTTGAGATAAAATATAGTTTCACCTCTTGTTTATGGTGTATGCAGTCCTGCCTTGTGCCCTTTCTAGCTTTCTCGCCTTTTCCTTTTCTAAACCTCAGACAATGCTGCATTCTTTTTTCTGTTTATGATCGAGCAGTATCTATTTCCTTTTTTGAAAAGTTATAGATTTCATTAAAGCATAATGAATCCTTCGATACAGAGACTAAATACTTGGCTTTGACTTATTCCATTAGCAAAAATCTTTATGAAGCATAAGAAGGAGACTTGAATCGACGCTGAGAAGAGGATAATTCCACGAGCTTTCCAATGGTCCTACTACGAAGATCTTTAAGAAACATCTTAAATGAATGGAAATACAGATGGATTGGTAAACTTGAATTTGCAGCACAGGGATTGTGAGTTGGAGTTAATTTGTAATATGAAATGACGGCATATTCATGTTAGAGTCGTTCTCAATGAGAAAATCTTTTTCGGGTGTTCGTTGACTAGATTTTTGGAAAACTATGTTTCGTTTCATTGTCAGTATGCTTTTTAatcttctttatttttatttatgaatacGTGTCAAGCCCAATAAGTTACCTAACACTAATGTGCTTGGTTATGGGATtgagaaaataattatttgccAAACTGGCAAatttgataaagatggatagaCTATGTTTAGCTAAGTTTAAATTTGGAAAGTAGTGTGCTCTGTCATATTTCTTAGTGTACAAAGATGTGCGGGTGGCTACAGTAACCAACTCCTACCGCAGACGGTTTTCGTGAACAAAATCTACATTGATCGACCTAAGAGGTTCAAGAAGTGGGAAAAGAGTTCCAAGTGTCTAGCTCAAGACATTATCTTATGGCTTGAGTACCttgatagattttatgttcaAGGAAAGTGGAAGAATTTTTTGATGCTCTCAATGTCCATGGAAAACATCTTGTTTGTGTGTCTATGTCCATCTAAGTGGTTCTAGAAAACAATTGAGTTCATGACTCATAACCCTGTAGATATTAATATTTGAGTTCTATCAACATTCTCATTTTAATTAGAACTCAAATGTTTATATTAGGGAAGACAACCTGTATCAACTCCAAGGATTTGAGAGATGCGTATATGTGGAATCTCCAGTAGATTTACTCTGAATAAGAAATAGGGATTACTACAAATTTAAaccaagaatgatattttgctcAGGTGTATTAAACCTATTGTAAGTTTAAACTTGTCT
Encoded here:
- the LOC140836629 gene encoding LOW QUALITY PROTEIN: external alternative NAD(P)H-ubiquinone oxidoreductase B1, mitochondrial-like (The sequence of the model RefSeq protein was modified relative to this genomic sequence to represent the inferred CDS: deleted 1 base in 1 codon) is translated as MRFLACFSRILRHNYASTKLLVLCSLSSGGLIAYAESPSDGGRSVTKNLNETQKKRVVVLGTGWAGVSFLKDLDISSYDVQVVSPRNYFAFTPLLPSVTCGTVEARSIVEPVRNMIKKRNGEIRYWEAECLKIDPVSKHIFCRSSVDGNLAGNNDFSLEYDFLVIACGAQVNTFNTPGVLENCHFLKEVEDAQRIRRTVIDCFEKAVLPGLTDDERQTNLHFVIVGGGPTGVEFAAELHDFVHDDLVKIYPSVKDFVNITVIQSGDHILNTFDERISSFAEQKFQRDGIKVLTGHRVMSVSDRKINMKKKVSGEDVSIPHGMVVWSTGVGTRPVVKDFMEQIGQGTRRILAIDEWLRVKGCEDVFALGDCATVDQRKVMEDISSIFKAADKDNSGTLTMEEFKDVIEDIIIRYPQVELYLKSKHLLEVTDFLQDIYGNNKKEVNIEEFKLALSVCDKQMKSLPATAQVAAQQGAYLSRCFNMRKKCEQQPEGPRKFRSGGRHEFLPFQYRHLGQFAPLGGEQTAAELPGDWVSMGRSTQWLWYSVYASKQVSWRTRFLVVGDWSRRFLFGRDSSRI